A genomic window from Massilia sp. METH4 includes:
- a CDS encoding cobyric acid synthase codes for MHFPFRTLMVQGTTSDAGKSTVVAALCRLLKRNGVAVAPFKPQNMALNSAVTADGGEIGRAQALQALAAGIAPHTDMNPVLLKPSSDIGAQVIIHGKVRAEMNARDYHGYKTVAMGAVLESHARLAAQYDAVIVEGAGSPAEINLRDRDIANMGFAEAVDCPVVIVADIDRGGVFAHLVGTLACLSESERARVIGFVINRFRGDIRLLKPGLEWLERQTGKPVLAVLPYLHGLFLDAEDAVQATQDHKGDFRVVVPSLPRMSNHTDFDALRAHPDVDLQFIREGHAIPSADLIVLPGSKNTRGDLAWLRAQGWPQRIAHHLRYGGKVIGICGGFQMLGRTVEDPYGVEGSPGDSAGLGLLDMTTVMSREKRLQQVGGHCLFADSPVAGYEIHMGVSSGAALAAPAFQIDGRPEGAISPDGQVLGTYLHGVFDTPGACSALLRWAGLGSERTVDLAALREASLERLADATTPLLEALLAHK; via the coding sequence ATGCATTTCCCTTTCAGGACGCTGATGGTGCAAGGCACCACCTCGGACGCCGGCAAGAGCACGGTGGTGGCGGCCCTGTGCCGCCTGTTGAAGCGCAACGGGGTGGCGGTGGCGCCGTTCAAGCCGCAGAACATGGCGCTTAACAGCGCTGTTACGGCGGATGGCGGCGAGATCGGCCGCGCCCAGGCCTTGCAGGCACTGGCGGCCGGCATCGCGCCGCACACCGACATGAACCCGGTGCTGCTGAAACCTTCGTCCGACATCGGCGCCCAGGTCATCATCCATGGCAAGGTGCGCGCCGAGATGAATGCGCGCGATTACCACGGCTACAAGACGGTGGCGATGGGAGCGGTGCTGGAATCGCATGCGCGGCTGGCCGCGCAATACGATGCGGTGATCGTCGAAGGCGCCGGCAGCCCGGCGGAGATCAACCTGCGCGACCGCGACATCGCGAACATGGGCTTCGCGGAAGCCGTCGACTGCCCGGTGGTGATCGTGGCCGACATCGACCGCGGCGGCGTGTTCGCCCACCTGGTCGGCACGCTGGCCTGCCTGTCCGAGAGCGAACGCGCGCGCGTGATCGGCTTCGTCATCAACCGCTTCCGCGGCGACATCAGGCTGCTCAAGCCCGGCCTGGAGTGGCTGGAACGGCAGACGGGCAAGCCGGTGCTGGCCGTGCTGCCCTACCTGCACGGCCTGTTCCTCGATGCCGAGGATGCGGTGCAGGCCACGCAGGATCACAAGGGAGACTTCCGCGTGGTGGTGCCGAGCCTGCCCCGCATGAGCAATCACACGGATTTCGATGCGCTGCGCGCACACCCGGACGTTGACCTGCAATTCATTCGCGAAGGCCATGCGATCCCGTCGGCCGACCTGATCGTGCTCCCGGGCAGCAAGAACACGCGGGGGGATCTCGCCTGGCTGCGGGCCCAGGGTTGGCCGCAGCGCATTGCGCACCACCTGCGCTACGGCGGCAAGGTGATCGGCATCTGCGGCGGCTTCCAGATGCTGGGGCGGACCGTGGAGGACCCTTACGGCGTGGAAGGTTCTCCCGGCGATTCGGCCGGCCTCGGCCTGCTCGACATGACCACGGTGATGTCGCGCGAGAAGCGGCTGCAGCAGGTGGGCGGTCATTGCCTGTTCGCGGATTCGCCGGTGGCCGGGTATGAAATCCATATGGGCGTGTCCTCGGGGGCGGCGCTGGCGGCGCCGGCGTTCCAGATCGACGGACGTCCGGAAGGCGCCATTTCTCCGGATGGCCAGGTGCTCGGCACTTATCTTCATGGAGTGTTCGACACGCCGGGGGCCTGTTCCGCGCTGCTGCGCTGGGCGGGACTCGGCAGCGAACGGACCGTGGACCTGGCCGCGCTGCGCGAAGCAAGCCTGGAACGGTTGGCCGATGCGACCACTCCGCTGCTGGAGGCGCTGCTAGCCCATAAGTAG
- a CDS encoding cobalamin-binding protein, which yields MKKLVLLAALLAALSAQAAVSVRDDDGKTITLPRPAERIISMSPHVTEMLFAAGAGGKLVGAVDYSDYPEAAKAVPRVGSNREVDLERVLSLKPDLIVVWRHGSSERQIEQLRKLGIPLFHSEPRSLDRIPDNVAAMGKLAGTEAAAEATAADLRKRLAAVRAKYAGRPAVRAFYQVWDKPLYTLNGAHIVSDALRLCGGENIFASQKVTAPVVSIEAVLKEDPEAVFSTAEKEQGGAAMWRQFPNLLATKNDNLFTIDGHLLNRAGPRMIQGTEQLCEKLEIARQHRKR from the coding sequence ATGAAGAAACTGGTATTGCTGGCCGCCCTGCTGGCGGCGCTATCCGCGCAGGCCGCCGTGTCCGTGCGCGACGACGACGGCAAGACGATTACCCTGCCCCGGCCGGCCGAACGCATCATCTCGATGTCGCCGCACGTGACGGAAATGCTGTTCGCGGCCGGTGCCGGCGGCAAGCTCGTCGGCGCGGTCGACTATAGCGATTACCCGGAAGCGGCCAAGGCAGTCCCGCGCGTGGGAAGCAACCGCGAGGTCGACCTGGAGCGGGTGCTGTCCCTGAAGCCAGACCTCATCGTGGTGTGGCGCCATGGCAGCTCGGAGCGGCAGATCGAGCAGCTGCGCAAGCTGGGCATTCCACTCTTCCACAGCGAACCCAGGTCGCTCGACCGGATTCCCGACAACGTGGCGGCGATGGGCAAGCTGGCCGGCACGGAAGCGGCGGCCGAAGCGACGGCGGCGGACTTGCGCAAGCGTCTCGCGGCCGTTCGCGCGAAGTATGCGGGCCGCCCCGCCGTGCGCGCGTTCTACCAGGTGTGGGACAAGCCGCTGTACACGCTGAACGGTGCGCATATCGTCAGCGACGCGCTGCGCTTGTGCGGCGGCGAGAATATCTTCGCATCGCAGAAGGTTACCGCGCCGGTGGTGAGCATCGAGGCGGTGCTGAAGGAAGACCCGGAAGCCGTGTTCAGCACGGCTGAAAAGGAACAGGGCGGCGCGGCAATGTGGCGCCAGTTCCCGAACCTGCTGGCCACGAAGAACGACAACCTGTTCACGATCGACGGCCACCTGCTGAACCGCGCCGGCCCGCGCATGATCCAGGGCACCGAGCAGCTGTGCGAAAAGCTGGAAATCGCCCGCCAGCACCGAAAGCGCTGA
- the cobD gene encoding threonine-phosphate decarboxylase CobD encodes MPEHGGNLRDAARLYGRGDWLDLSAGLNPHWYPVPGLPGNAWHRLPEPDTELVAAACRYYRAPRMLAVAGTQAAIQALPRLRAPSRIAVSSPSYAEHAHHWSLHGHTARLVPYEELAAAVDASDVVVVCNPNNPTGATVPRAELMRWADALAARGGWLVVDEAFADTDETHSVADHAGRPGLIVLRSVGKFFGLAGVRLGFVAAHADLLHALDEELGPWQVSGPAQLIGKAALLDDAWHAETRARLRAEGERLDTLLAAHGIASRGTSLFRWWPEDAPEAFHDHMARRGIWVRLFRAGPRGIRLGLPPDEAAWTRLAGALAQWKETR; translated from the coding sequence ATGCCTGAACATGGCGGCAACCTGCGCGACGCGGCCCGGCTATATGGCCGCGGTGACTGGCTCGACCTGTCGGCCGGTTTGAATCCACACTGGTATCCAGTGCCAGGCTTGCCCGGCAATGCCTGGCACCGGCTGCCGGAACCCGATACGGAGCTGGTGGCGGCGGCCTGCCGGTATTACCGGGCGCCGCGCATGCTGGCGGTGGCCGGCACGCAGGCGGCGATCCAGGCATTGCCGCGCCTGCGCGCGCCATCACGCATCGCCGTATCGTCGCCATCGTATGCGGAACACGCGCATCACTGGTCCCTGCATGGCCATACCGCCCGGCTGGTGCCCTACGAGGAGCTGGCGGCGGCGGTCGACGCCAGCGATGTGGTGGTGGTCTGCAATCCCAACAACCCGACCGGCGCCACGGTGCCTCGCGCGGAGTTAATGCGCTGGGCGGATGCGCTGGCGGCCAGGGGCGGCTGGCTGGTCGTCGACGAAGCATTCGCCGATACGGATGAAACGCACAGCGTGGCCGACCACGCCGGCCGGCCCGGCCTCATCGTGCTGCGCTCGGTCGGCAAGTTCTTCGGCCTGGCTGGGGTGCGCCTCGGCTTCGTTGCGGCACATGCGGACCTGCTGCATGCACTGGATGAAGAGCTGGGCCCCTGGCAGGTCAGCGGCCCCGCCCAACTGATCGGCAAGGCCGCGTTGCTGGACGATGCGTGGCATGCCGAAACCCGCGCACGGCTGCGCGCCGAAGGCGAGCGGCTGGATACGCTGCTTGCCGCGCACGGTATCGCGTCCCGCGGCACGAGCCTGTTCCGCTGGTGGCCGGAGGATGCGCCCGAAGCATTCCACGATCACATGGCCCGGCGCGGTATCTGGGTGCGGCTGTTCCGCGCAGGACCGCGCGGTATCCGCCTCGGCCTGCCGCCGGATGAAGCGGCATGGACGCGCCTTGCGGGCGCCCTCGCACAATGGAAGGAAACCCGATGA
- the cbiB gene encoding adenosylcobinamide-phosphate synthase CbiB has protein sequence MLSGLSWPMVALLLAAGVLLDLLLGEARRFHPLVGFGNLAGAIERRLNRGTARILRGTLGWMLAVLPLTVLAVWLCGAIGAAMHALLLYFCIGLRSLRDHNLPIAQALRRGDLPAARELTGRIVSRDTFEASEADLAKASAESLLENGNDAVFGTLFWFAVAGGPGALLFRLANTLDAMWGYRNARFLLFGRVAARIDDVLNYVPARLTALSYVLLAPGAAGKRLAWRCWREQAAAWSSPNAGPVMASGAGALGLALGGAAQYDGEIEQRPPLGRGVPATAADIERAWRLVWRTTLLWLAVALVVAWGVRHA, from the coding sequence ATGCTGAGCGGCCTGTCGTGGCCGATGGTGGCGCTGCTGCTGGCGGCCGGCGTGCTGCTCGACCTGCTGCTGGGCGAGGCACGGCGCTTTCACCCGCTGGTCGGCTTCGGTAATCTGGCCGGCGCCATCGAGCGGCGCCTGAACCGCGGCACTGCGCGCATCCTGCGCGGCACGCTCGGCTGGATGCTGGCGGTGCTGCCTTTGACGGTGCTGGCCGTGTGGCTGTGCGGTGCCATTGGCGCGGCCATGCACGCGCTGCTGCTCTACTTCTGCATCGGCCTGCGCAGCCTGCGCGACCATAACCTGCCGATCGCCCAGGCACTGCGCCGAGGCGACCTGCCGGCCGCGCGCGAACTGACCGGGCGCATCGTCAGCCGCGACACCTTCGAGGCGAGCGAAGCCGACCTGGCCAAGGCCAGCGCCGAATCGTTGCTGGAAAACGGCAACGACGCCGTGTTCGGCACGCTGTTCTGGTTCGCCGTGGCCGGCGGGCCCGGCGCACTGCTGTTCCGCCTGGCGAACACGCTCGACGCGATGTGGGGTTACCGCAATGCCCGCTTCCTGCTGTTCGGCCGCGTGGCCGCGCGCATCGACGACGTGCTCAATTACGTGCCGGCGCGGCTGACCGCCCTGTCCTACGTGCTGCTCGCGCCGGGCGCGGCCGGCAAGCGCCTGGCCTGGCGCTGCTGGCGCGAACAGGCGGCGGCGTGGAGCAGCCCGAATGCCGGGCCGGTGATGGCCAGCGGTGCCGGCGCGCTCGGCCTGGCGCTTGGCGGAGCGGCGCAATACGACGGCGAGATCGAACAGCGCCCGCCGCTGGGGCGCGGCGTGCCGGCGACGGCGGCCGACATCGAACGCGCCTGGCGGCTGGTCTGGCGTACCACGCTGCTGTGGCTTGCCGTGGCACTCGTCGTCGCATGGGGAGTACGGCATGCCTGA
- the cobU gene encoding bifunctional adenosylcobinamide kinase/adenosylcobinamide-phosphate guanylyltransferase, protein MSRTLVLGGARSGKSAHAERLAAQSGKEVVYVATAGAGDAEMARRIALHRAARPGHWLTVEERLALAATLARWRAPHRLVLVDCLTLWLTNLLFADGTEYPDVGEIALPARFHEERAALLEQLARDDGDVVFVSNEVGMGIVPFGAVTRAFADEAGRLNQAVAAACDRVVFVAAGLPLVLKGAPC, encoded by the coding sequence GTGAGCCGCACGCTGGTACTGGGTGGCGCAAGGTCCGGCAAGAGTGCGCATGCCGAGCGGCTGGCCGCGCAGTCGGGCAAGGAAGTGGTCTACGTGGCCACTGCCGGTGCCGGCGATGCCGAAATGGCCAGGCGCATCGCCTTGCACCGCGCAGCGCGGCCGGGCCATTGGCTGACGGTCGAGGAACGGCTCGCGCTGGCGGCAACCCTGGCGCGCTGGCGCGCGCCGCACCGGCTGGTGCTGGTCGATTGCCTGACGCTGTGGCTCACGAACCTGCTGTTCGCGGACGGCACCGAGTACCCCGACGTGGGCGAGATCGCCCTGCCGGCGCGCTTTCACGAAGAGCGTGCCGCATTGCTGGAACAACTGGCCCGCGACGATGGCGATGTGGTCTTCGTATCGAACGAAGTGGGCATGGGCATCGTGCCGTTCGGCGCCGTCACGCGCGCGTTCGCGGACGAAGCGGGCCGCCTGAACCAGGCGGTGGCCGCGGCGTGCGACCGGGTCGTCTTCGTTGCCGCCGGCCTGCCGCTCGTGCTCAAGGGTGCACCATGCTGA
- a CDS encoding cobyrinate a,c-diamide synthase: MGARAVLIAAVASGQGKTTVTAALARKLARAGRRVRVFKCGPDFIDPMVLGRASGAPVESLDLWMVGRERCHRLLAQAAREADDILIEGVMGLYDGTPSAADLAREFGVPVLAVIDAGAMAQTAGALVHGLRDYGPVTMAGVIANRVGSPGHAAMVKASLRDIPLFGTLPKQTRSLPERHLGLVLPDEVDEVDAILDELAGQLVFDEAAWNALPPVPFEEPVPEAPMPAALAGKTVAIARDAAFVFVYAANLDTLRKLGADIAWFSPLADEPVPRQADAVYLPGGYPELHAPRLAEAQAWRASIRAAHATGVPILAECGGMMALADTLDDGAGQWPMAGLLPGNVIVQQRLAGLGPQAMPTQHGTMRGHTFHYSRLETAAPVSDYTSKNPSGAQGEAVYRIGSLTASYFHGYFPSNPEAVAAMLSRNAP; encoded by the coding sequence ATGGGCGCCCGCGCGGTATTGATCGCGGCCGTCGCCTCCGGCCAGGGCAAGACCACGGTCACGGCGGCGCTGGCACGCAAGCTGGCGCGCGCCGGGCGCCGGGTGCGCGTGTTCAAGTGCGGGCCGGACTTCATCGACCCGATGGTGCTGGGCCGCGCCAGCGGCGCGCCGGTGGAATCGCTGGACCTGTGGATGGTGGGGCGCGAGCGTTGCCACCGGCTGCTGGCCCAGGCGGCGCGGGAGGCGGACGATATCCTGATCGAGGGCGTGATGGGGCTGTACGACGGCACGCCCTCGGCGGCCGACCTGGCTCGCGAATTCGGCGTGCCCGTGCTGGCCGTGATCGATGCGGGCGCGATGGCGCAGACCGCCGGCGCGCTGGTGCACGGCTTGCGCGACTACGGCCCGGTGACGATGGCCGGCGTGATCGCCAACCGCGTCGGCAGCCCTGGGCATGCCGCGATGGTGAAGGCTTCGCTGCGCGACATTCCCTTGTTCGGCACGCTGCCGAAGCAAACCCGTTCGCTGCCGGAGCGGCACCTCGGCCTGGTGTTGCCGGACGAAGTCGACGAGGTGGACGCGATCCTCGACGAACTGGCCGGCCAGCTCGTATTCGACGAAGCGGCGTGGAACGCCCTGCCCCCCGTCCCGTTCGAAGAGCCGGTGCCCGAGGCGCCGATGCCGGCCGCGCTGGCCGGCAAGACGGTCGCCATCGCCCGCGATGCCGCGTTCGTCTTCGTCTACGCGGCAAACCTGGACACGCTGCGCAAGCTCGGCGCCGACATCGCCTGGTTCTCGCCGCTGGCGGACGAGCCGGTACCGCGTCAGGCCGATGCCGTCTACCTGCCGGGCGGCTATCCCGAATTGCATGCGCCACGCCTGGCCGAAGCCCAGGCGTGGCGCGCGTCGATCCGCGCCGCGCATGCGACCGGCGTGCCGATCCTGGCCGAATGCGGCGGCATGATGGCGCTGGCGGACACTCTCGACGATGGCGCCGGCCAGTGGCCGATGGCCGGGCTGCTGCCGGGGAACGTCATCGTGCAGCAGCGGCTGGCGGGCCTGGGGCCGCAGGCGATGCCGACGCAGCACGGCACGATGCGCGGGCACACCTTCCATTACTCCCGGCTGGAGACGGCGGCGCCGGTATCGGACTACACGAGCAAGAACCCGTCCGGCGCCCAGGGCGAGGCCGTGTACCGGATCGGATCGCTGACCGCCTCGTACTTCCACGGCTACTTCCCGTCGAATCCTGAAGCGGTGGCGGCCATGCTGTCGAGGAACGCGCCGTGA
- the cobO gene encoding cob(I)yrinic acid a,c-diamide adenosyltransferase encodes MSTPDDTAALNERHRARMERKKAIIDAKIAAADKEIGIIVVNTGNGKGKSSSGFGMAIRALGHGMKVGVVQFIKGAMSTGEEKFLRRFPDEVSFHAMGEGYTWETQDRERDIAKAREAWEQAKRFLADPAIGMVVLDELNIALKYRYLDVHAVIADLLERPPMQHVVITGRGAPPELVEIADTVTEMNVVKHAFKAGIAAQAGTEW; translated from the coding sequence ATGAGCACTCCCGACGATACCGCGGCACTGAACGAGCGCCACCGCGCGCGCATGGAACGCAAGAAGGCGATCATCGACGCGAAGATCGCCGCCGCCGACAAGGAAATCGGCATCATCGTCGTCAACACGGGCAACGGCAAGGGCAAGAGCTCGAGCGGCTTCGGCATGGCGATCCGTGCGCTGGGCCATGGTATGAAGGTCGGCGTGGTGCAGTTCATCAAGGGCGCCATGTCGACCGGCGAGGAAAAATTCCTGCGCCGCTTCCCCGACGAAGTGAGCTTCCACGCGATGGGCGAAGGTTATACGTGGGAGACCCAGGACCGCGAGCGCGACATCGCCAAGGCCCGCGAAGCGTGGGAACAGGCCAAGCGCTTCCTCGCCGATCCGGCGATCGGCATGGTGGTGCTCGATGAGCTGAACATCGCGCTGAAGTACCGCTACCTGGACGTGCATGCCGTGATCGCCGACCTGCTTGAGCGCCCGCCCATGCAGCACGTGGTCATCACCGGCCGCGGTGCCCCGCCAGAGCTGGTCGAGATCGCCGATACCGTCACGGAAATGAACGTGGTCAAGCACGCATTCAAGGCCGGCATCGCGGCGCAAGCCGGCACGGAGTGGTGA
- a CDS encoding ABC transporter ATP-binding protein, translating into MLVTEQLHLTAGARVLVDKLDWQVADGECWSIIGRNGAGKSTLMRTLAGLRDPDGGQVLLKGRPLGAWPLEALARERAFLAQSRSDAFSYTALETVLSARHPYHDKRYWEDSDDHAIALSMLAAMEVEDLAARDVRTLSGGERQRVAIAALLAQDTPLLLLDEPANALDLAHQVGVMGLLAKLCREQNKTIVMIGHDLNLAHSISTHALLLMGDGRWLAGAKGDVMQADILSDYLHHPIETVRHGARTIFIPNEANA; encoded by the coding sequence ATGCTCGTCACCGAACAGCTGCACCTCACGGCCGGCGCCCGCGTCCTCGTGGACAAGCTGGACTGGCAGGTCGCCGATGGCGAATGCTGGAGCATCATCGGCCGCAATGGCGCCGGCAAGAGCACGCTGATGCGCACGCTGGCCGGGCTGCGCGACCCGGACGGCGGCCAGGTACTGCTGAAGGGCCGCCCGCTCGGCGCCTGGCCGCTCGAAGCGCTGGCGCGCGAGCGCGCCTTCCTCGCGCAGTCCCGCAGCGACGCATTTTCCTACACCGCGCTGGAAACCGTGCTCTCCGCCCGCCATCCCTACCACGACAAGCGCTATTGGGAAGACAGCGACGATCACGCCATCGCGCTGAGCATGCTGGCGGCGATGGAAGTCGAGGATCTGGCGGCACGCGACGTGCGCACACTGTCCGGCGGAGAGCGCCAGCGAGTGGCCATCGCCGCCCTGCTGGCGCAGGACACGCCGCTGCTGCTGCTCGACGAGCCGGCCAATGCGCTCGACCTGGCGCACCAGGTGGGCGTGATGGGCCTGCTCGCGAAGCTGTGCCGCGAGCAAAACAAGACTATCGTGATGATCGGCCACGACCTGAACCTGGCCCACAGTATCTCGACCCATGCTCTCCTGCTGATGGGCGACGGCCGCTGGCTGGCCGGCGCCAAGGGCGACGTGATGCAAGCCGACATCCTTTCCGATTACCTGCACCACCCGATCGAAACGGTGCGCCACGGCGCCCGCACGATCTTCATTCCCAACGAGGCAAACGCATGA
- a CDS encoding iron ABC transporter permease, protein MHPLSAHLRYRTGVITAGLLLASIASLLFAGATGSVSIPLADLPGALQELLDGRTGSLAATLLDLRASRALTAFVTGATLSLAGVMMQTLLRNPLADPYVLGISAGSAVGALAALMLMCAAWMVDLSAFAGAVAVSMLLYFLARRDLRCGSAAEGGTALLLLTGTILSAACVALITLMLSIAPESRLRTMVFWLIGDLAGAPLRWLPWVVLAGGLVFALRAARSMNVLALHAEAASTLGIRVGALRKGLFFCSGLLTASAVTTAGSIGFVGLIVPHACRFAFGPDHRVLIPAATLAGGAYLVLADTLARTVIAPQQLPVGVVTALIGTPVFLYQLHRLRK, encoded by the coding sequence ATGCATCCACTTTCCGCCCACCTGCGCTACCGCACCGGCGTAATCACCGCCGGCCTGCTGCTGGCATCGATCGCCAGCCTGCTGTTCGCGGGCGCTACGGGCTCCGTATCCATTCCGCTCGCCGACCTGCCCGGCGCGCTGCAAGAATTGCTGGACGGCCGCACCGGGTCGCTGGCCGCCACCCTGCTCGACCTGCGCGCGAGCCGCGCGCTCACCGCTTTCGTGACCGGCGCCACGCTGTCGCTGGCTGGCGTGATGATGCAGACGCTGCTGCGCAATCCGCTCGCCGATCCCTATGTGCTGGGGATTTCGGCCGGTTCCGCCGTCGGCGCGCTGGCCGCGCTGATGCTGATGTGCGCCGCCTGGATGGTCGACCTGTCCGCCTTCGCCGGCGCCGTCGCCGTGTCCATGCTGCTGTATTTCCTGGCCCGGCGCGACCTGCGCTGCGGCAGCGCCGCCGAGGGCGGCACCGCCCTGCTGCTGTTGACGGGCACCATCCTTTCCGCCGCCTGCGTGGCGCTGATCACGCTGATGCTGTCGATCGCGCCCGAAAGCCGCCTGCGCACCATGGTGTTCTGGCTCATCGGCGACCTGGCCGGCGCGCCGCTGCGCTGGCTGCCGTGGGTCGTGCTGGCCGGTGGCCTGGTGTTCGCCTTGCGTGCGGCACGTTCGATGAATGTGCTGGCCCTGCATGCGGAAGCGGCGAGTACGCTCGGCATCCGCGTGGGCGCGCTGCGCAAGGGGCTGTTTTTCTGTTCCGGCCTGCTGACGGCCAGCGCCGTCACCACCGCGGGCAGCATCGGTTTCGTGGGCTTGATCGTGCCGCATGCGTGCCGCTTCGCATTCGGCCCCGACCACCGCGTGCTGATCCCGGCCGCCACCCTGGCTGGCGGCGCCTATCTCGTGCTGGCCGATACGCTGGCGCGCACCGTGATCGCGCCGCAGCAACTGCCGGTCGGCGTGGTCACCGCGCTGATCGGCACGCCCGTCTTCCTTTACCAACTGCACCGCTTGCGCAAATGA
- a CDS encoding TonB-dependent receptor: MTSPVASQAALASLALAIAAPAAHAQATAIDSIIVTATRTPTLASEVISDTVTISAEEIANSGAGSLTELLQRQRGLEVSRTGGPGTQSNVFIRGANGNQSVVLVDGIRIASASTGSASWNGIPLSAIDRIEIVYGPLSTLYGADAIGGVIQLFTKKGSGAPSIAASIGGGTHDTYAADAAVSGGTDRLSYAFSVGKERSDGFSSTRRPSANFDPDDDGYDRKSAAGQVAYKLSPGHEVGAMFFYTDTVSDYDSKDFASYSTQTVSNVGVYARNQLLPFWTMLVQASQSRDKSGSVYGVGAFGSSQIDTTTSTFTWQNDLRIGGDNLQLLYEHRKEDVDGSTAALNRARHTNSVAANYSLKRGAHLANVGVRRDDNSEYGAKTTGSVGYGYRITSALTAEASYATSFRAPSFNELYYPGYGNKNNKPEEGRNAEVGLRYDDGTTQLAAVYYHNKLDNLLLNTSPCPYPNDGEKYEWGCAYNINKALLEGLSLTAERQMGKLLLTANADFADPKDETTGKRLQRRAKRHANIAAEYDMGALRGGVEWQLSSSRYDDAANRNRLAGYGVVNLFATYRFNQDWSALVRWNNVGDKDYELARFYQTGGSNVFAALRYGFK, encoded by the coding sequence ATGACCTCTCCTGTAGCATCCCAGGCGGCGCTCGCCTCGCTGGCGCTGGCCATTGCCGCGCCGGCGGCCCACGCCCAGGCCACCGCCATCGATTCCATCATCGTCACCGCCACCCGCACGCCCACCCTGGCCAGCGAGGTGATCAGCGATACCGTCACCATCTCGGCCGAGGAAATCGCCAACTCCGGCGCCGGTTCCCTCACCGAACTGTTGCAGCGCCAGCGCGGCCTCGAAGTGTCGCGCACCGGCGGCCCTGGCACCCAGTCGAATGTCTTCATCCGCGGCGCCAACGGCAACCAGAGCGTGGTGCTGGTAGATGGCATCCGCATCGCCTCCGCCTCGACCGGCTCGGCCAGCTGGAACGGCATTCCACTGTCGGCCATCGACCGTATCGAGATCGTGTACGGCCCCTTGTCCACGCTGTACGGCGCGGACGCGATCGGCGGCGTGATCCAGCTGTTCACGAAAAAAGGCAGCGGGGCGCCATCGATCGCCGCCTCCATCGGCGGCGGTACGCACGACACCTATGCCGCAGATGCGGCCGTATCCGGCGGCACCGACCGGCTGAGCTACGCCTTCTCCGTCGGCAAGGAGCGCTCCGACGGCTTCTCGTCGACCCGTCGCCCCAGCGCGAACTTCGACCCGGACGACGACGGCTACGACCGCAAGAGCGCGGCGGGCCAGGTGGCGTACAAGCTGTCGCCGGGTCATGAAGTGGGCGCGATGTTCTTCTACACCGATACCGTGTCGGATTACGACAGCAAGGACTTCGCTTCCTACAGTACGCAAACGGTTAGCAATGTCGGGGTGTATGCCCGCAACCAGCTCCTGCCGTTCTGGACGATGCTGGTGCAGGCTTCGCAGTCGCGCGACAAGTCCGGTTCGGTCTACGGCGTGGGCGCGTTCGGCTCCAGCCAGATCGACACCACAACCAGCACCTTCACGTGGCAGAACGATTTGCGCATCGGCGGCGACAACCTGCAGCTGCTGTACGAGCACCGCAAGGAAGACGTGGATGGCTCCACCGCCGCCCTGAACCGCGCGCGCCACACCAACTCGGTCGCAGCCAACTACAGCCTGAAACGCGGCGCCCACCTGGCCAACGTGGGCGTACGCCGCGATGACAACTCGGAATACGGCGCGAAGACCACCGGTTCGGTCGGCTACGGCTACCGCATCACCAGTGCCTTGACTGCCGAGGCAAGCTACGCCACCAGCTTCCGCGCCCCGTCGTTCAACGAGCTGTATTACCCCGGCTACGGCAACAAGAACAACAAGCCGGAAGAAGGCCGCAATGCCGAAGTGGGCCTGCGCTACGACGACGGCACCACGCAGCTGGCCGCCGTGTATTACCACAACAAGCTGGACAACCTGCTGCTCAATACGAGCCCGTGCCCATACCCGAACGACGGAGAGAAGTACGAGTGGGGCTGCGCCTACAACATCAACAAGGCGCTGCTGGAAGGCCTGTCGCTGACGGCCGAGCGCCAGATGGGCAAGCTGCTGCTGACGGCGAACGCCGACTTCGCGGATCCGAAGGACGAGACCACCGGCAAGCGCCTGCAGCGCCGCGCCAAGCGTCACGCGAACATCGCCGCCGAGTACGACATGGGCGCGCTTCGCGGCGGCGTGGAATGGCAACTGTCCTCCAGCCGCTACGACGATGCCGCCAACCGCAATCGCCTGGCCGGCTACGGCGTGGTGAACCTGTTCGCCACCTACCGCTTCAACCAGGACTGGTCGGCGCTGGTGCGCTGGAATAACGTGGGCGACAAGGACTACGAACTGGCCCGCTTCTACCAGACGGGCGGCTCGAACGTGTTCGCCGCCCTTCGATATGGTTTCAAATAA